One genomic window of Podarcis muralis chromosome 9, rPodMur119.hap1.1, whole genome shotgun sequence includes the following:
- the GNPDA2 gene encoding glucosamine-6-phosphate deaminase 2, with translation MRLVILDNYDLASEWAAKYICNRIIQYKPSQSRYFTLGLPTGSTPLGCYKKLIEYHKRGDLSFKYVKTFNMDEYVGLPRSHPESYHSYMWNNFFKHIDIDPNNAHILDGNAADLKAECDAFEKKIEEAGGIDLFVGGIGPDGHIAFNEPGSSLVSRTRLKTLAMDTILANAKYFDGDLAKVPTMALTVGVGTVMDAREVMILITGAHKAFALYKAIEEGVNHMWTVSAFQQHPHTIFVCDEDATLELRVKTVKYFKGLMHVHNKLVDPLYSMKEQN, from the exons atgaggctGGTGATCCTTGACAACTACGACCTGGCCAGCGAGTGGGCTGCGAAGTATATCTGCAACCGCATCATCCAGTACAAACCGAGCCAGAGCAGGTATTTCACACTGGGCTTGCCAACAG GAAGTACACCTCTGGGATGTTACAAAAAACTGATAGAATATCACAAAAGAGGAGACCTTTCTTTCAAGTATGTGAAGACGTTCAATATGGAtgaatatgtgg GGCTTCCCAGAAGTCACCCAGAAAGCTACCATTCTTACATGTGGAACAATTTTTTCAAGCATATTGATATAGATCCAAATAACGCTCATATTCTCGATGGAAATGCTGCCGATCTAAAGGCAGAGTGTGACGCGTTTGAAAAAAAGATAGAGGAAGCTGGCGGAATAGATTTATTTGTTGgag GCATCGGTCCAGATGGTCACATAGCTTTCAATGAACCAGGTTCGAGTTTGGTATCAAGAACGAGATTGAAGACACTAGCAATGGACACCATTCTGGCAAATGCAAAATACTTTGATGGAGATTTGGCTAAAGTTCCTACTATGGCGTTAACAGTTGGCGTGGGAACCGTGATGGATGCTAGAGAA GTGATGATTCTAATCACTGGCGCGCACAAAGCTTTTGCCTTGTACAAGGCAATTGAGGAGGGAGTCAATCACATGTGGACAGTTTCTGCTTTCCAGCAACATCCTCACACTATCTTTGTATGCGATGAAGACGCCACCTTAGAACTAAGAGTTAAAACGGTCAAGTATTTTAAAG GTTTGATGCATGTGCACAACAAACTCGTGGACCCACTATACAGTATGAAAGAGCAAAACTGA